Proteins encoded within one genomic window of Ascaphus truei isolate aAscTru1 chromosome 8, aAscTru1.hap1, whole genome shotgun sequence:
- the CHCHD1 gene encoding small ribosomal subunit protein mS37, giving the protein MAAPSNSLHNKIAKLLSRRHGKPVLKPNRPLVLANAVGNRKPRLGEASCITEMSLMMGCWKQNTFSDTACSKEIQIFFDCVTKTEADKKSGINKDAQAGRLPPKQINALLRRFPTIDHEI; this is encoded by the exons ATGGCGGCTCCTAGCAACTCGCTGCACAACAAGATAGCCAAGCTGCTGAGCCGGCGGCACGGGAAGCCCGTACTGAAGCCCAACCGGCCCCTGGTGCTGGCCAACGCTGTAGGCAATCGGAAGCCCAGGCTGGGAG AGGCAAGTTGTATAACAGAAATGTCCTTGATGATGGGATGTTGGAAACAGAATACGTTCAGTGACACCGCCTGTTCCAAGGAAATTCAGATTTTCTTTGATTGTGTTACAAAAACAGAG GCAGATAAAAAGTCTGGAATTAATAAGGATGCACAAGCAGGACGGCttccaccaaaacaaataaacgCACTACTGAGAAGGTTTCCAACTATCGACCATGAGATATAA
- the POFUT4 gene encoding GDP-fucose protein O-fucosyltransferase 4: METATHFKSASSAGSRMQNAAPCTGIGVGTECTCHRSDLYGNTSTENTSKQRVRGAEAKTGNGPETTSEIRGYLLPYTDWTLGWMSSRFVDLPQYKTYDLLSYCVALCALCLLTPVSALAEPRQGEPDALGYMGDMSPEGEGVVWPDPGMEDMNQEWLPGHSQHSSGETREFPEESMMSEYWGPSNAFSAMELGTLAVDSYRGPGNNDIRSNKELPILLWWSENLFPHFPDATERINCPLSSCLVTKNKRVKLHKRTKSIIFYGTDFRAYEAPLPRLSHQTWALFHEESPMNNYVLSHLPGIKLFNYTATFRRESDYPLTLQWLPTIGYLQNSAVPLAEKNQWRKNGYAPVLYMQSHCDVPSDRDRYVKELMKYIQVDSYGQCLNNHHFPSKRLEDTSTATTEDPEFMAFTARYKFHLAMENAICADYLTEKLWRPMHLGAIPVYRGSPSVKDWMPNNLSIIMIDDFPSPKELAEFISSLDGDDDEYLKYLKYKKPGGTTNKFLLGSIERREWGVNDMTIPNYLNGFECFVCDQENARTTAQREHRKTHRKTPAPEPHIAEYNHMGCPMPVPGLGSAEELPESDSWKQMWLQDYWQSLDQAEALTAMIHRNETDQGNFWDYMHEIFIKRSMNH; the protein is encoded by the exons ATGGAAACAGCGACACACTTCAAGTCTGCAAGCAGCGCTGGCTCTAGAATGCAGAACGCGGCTCCCTGCACAGGAATTGGTGTTGGGACTGAATGCACATGTCACAGGAGCGATCTCTATGGCAATACTTCTACAGAGAATACAAGTAAGCAACGTGTCAGAGGTGCAGAAGCAAAGACTGGGAATGGGCCAGAAACTACATCTGAGATCAGAGGTTATCTGCTGCCCTATACTGATTGGACTTTGGGGTGGATGTCATCTAGGTTTGTAGATCTCCCGCAATATAAAACATATGACTTACTTAGTTACTGTGTTGCACTGTGTGCCTTGTGTTTACTGACTCCTGTCTCTGCTTTGGCGGAACCCAGACAGGGGGAACCCGATGCTCTGGGGTATATGGGGGACATGAGcccagagggagagggggtagttTGGCCTGACCCAGGTATGGAAGATATGAACCAAGAATGGCTGCCAGGTCACAGCCAGCATAGCTCAGGGGAAACGAGGGAGTTCCCAGAAGAGAGCATGATGTCTGAGTACTGGGGACCCTCTAACGCCTTCTCTGCAATGGAATTGGGGACTCTGGCCGTGGACTCTTACCGGGGTCCTGGCAACAACGACATTAGAAGCAACAAAGAGCTGCCAATACTCCTTTGGTGGAGTGAAAACCTCTTTCCTCATTTCCCAGATGCGACTGAGCGGATCAACTGCCCTCTCAGCTCTTGTTTGGTCACCAAAAATAAGAGGGTGAAACTTCACAAGAGGACTAAGTCTATCATCTTTTATGGGACAGACTTCAGGGCCTATGAAGCACCCCTCCCCAGGCTGTCCCATCAGACGTGGGCGCTATTTCACGAGGAGTCTCCCATGAATAACTACGTCCTGTCACATTTGCCAGGGATCAAGCTCTTTAATTACACTGCCACTTTCAGAAGGGAGTCCGATTACCCCCTGACTCTGCAGTGGTTGCCCACCATTGGCTACTTGCAGAACTCAGCCGTACCTTTAGCTGAAAAAAACCAATGGAGAAAGAATGGATATGCCCCTGTATTGTACATGCAATCCCACTGCGATGTCCCATCAGACAGAGACAGATATGTGAAGGAGCTTATGAAATACATCCAG GTAGATTCGTATGGCCAGTGCCTGAACAACCATCATTTTCCTAGCAAGAGGCTGGAGGACACATCAACAGCCACCACTGAAGATCCAGAGTTCATGGCATTTACTGCCAGGTATAAGTTCCACCTGGCCATGGAGAATGCCATCTGTGCTGACTATTTGACAGAGAAGCTTTGGCGCCCAATGCATTTAGGAGCAATTCCCGTTTACCGAGGCTCCCCATCTGTGAAGGATTGGATGCCCAACAACCTCTCGATTATAATGATCGATGACTTTCCTTCTCCCAAGGAGCTGGCAGAGTTCATCTCGTCTCTGGACGGAGACGACGACGAGTATCTGAAATACCTGAAGTACAAGAAGCCTGGAGGAACCACCAACAAATTCCTACTGGGGAGCATtgaaaggagagaatggggggtgaatGACATGACTATACCCAATTATCTCAATGGGTTTGAGTGCTTTGTCTGTGATCAGGAGAACGCTAGGACCACAGCACAGAGGGAGCATAGAAAAACACATCGAAAAACTCCAGCACCAGAGCCACACATTGCTGAGTACAATCATATGGGTTGCCCTATGCCAGTGCCGGGTCTGGGGAGTGCTGAGGAGCTCCCAGAAAGTGACAG TTGGAAACAGATGTGGCTGCAGGATTATTGGCAGAGTCTTGACCAGGCGGAAGCCCTGACCGCCATGATCCATCGGAATGAAACTGACCAAGGAAACTTTTGGGATTATATGCATGAAATCTTTATAAAACGAAGCATGAATCACTGA